A genomic segment from uncultured Alistipes sp. encodes:
- a CDS encoding RsmE family RNA methyltransferase, whose protein sequence is MQLFYAPDLEPPLYTLGEEESKHCVRVLRLGCGDTIHLTDGRGNLCRAEISDADPRRCTVRIVETHPEFEKMPYRLVMAVAPTKNPDRFEWFLEKATEVGVTQIVPLETAHSERRSFKPLRGEKVITAAMKQSLKAYRPELAGLTPFREAVSAPFEGRSLIAHCEPPHTANGKALLAATLRPGEAVRIFIGPEGDFSTEEIGFALSHGFEEITLGPQRLRTETAAVVATVMTATANLLPRND, encoded by the coding sequence ATGCAACTCTTCTATGCTCCGGACCTCGAACCGCCCCTGTACACGCTGGGCGAAGAGGAGTCGAAACACTGCGTCCGCGTGCTGCGGCTCGGGTGCGGCGACACGATCCACCTGACCGACGGCCGGGGGAACCTCTGCCGGGCCGAGATCTCCGATGCCGACCCGCGGCGCTGCACGGTGCGGATCGTCGAGACACACCCCGAATTCGAGAAGATGCCCTACCGCCTGGTCATGGCCGTGGCCCCGACGAAGAACCCCGACCGCTTCGAGTGGTTTCTGGAAAAGGCCACCGAGGTGGGCGTCACGCAGATCGTGCCGCTCGAAACGGCGCACAGCGAACGGCGGAGCTTCAAGCCCCTGCGGGGCGAGAAGGTGATCACCGCGGCGATGAAACAGTCGCTGAAGGCCTACCGTCCGGAGCTGGCCGGATTGACGCCGTTCCGCGAGGCCGTATCGGCACCCTTCGAGGGCCGCAGTCTGATCGCCCATTGCGAGCCGCCGCACACGGCAAACGGCAAGGCACTCCTCGCCGCGACCCTGCGTCCGGGCGAGGCCGTGCGGATCTTCATCGGACCTGAAGGGGACTTCTCGACGGAAGAGATCGGCTTCGCGCTGTCGCACGGCTTCGAGGAGATCACGCTCGGGCCCCAGCGCCTGCGCACCGAAACGGCCGCCGTCGTGGCCACGGTCATGACCGCCACGGCTAATCTGCTGCCCCGCAACGATTGA
- a CDS encoding nitroreductase family protein yields the protein MEIRVRESCIRCGRCVRVCPSQIFVQEAPRGVVSLRKPENCIRCGHCVAACPAGAVGHEAFPPERVHAFARRDLPTPEQVELLLAVRRSNRALSDRPVPPEWMDRIIAAADRAPTASNARQLGYTLVTEPERLREVTEYTLRIFRRLERLLSNPLVRCWLKPLMPGAYRYLPVFARLRREYAEGRDRILRGATALLFIHAPRASRFGAEDANLACQNASLLAEALGVSQIYMGFVLTAIRQDRHKALNRMLGIGDRRVCAILAFGMPEFLYPNYIDRDPAPRN from the coding sequence ATGGAGATTCGTGTTCGGGAGTCCTGCATCCGTTGCGGGCGTTGCGTGAGGGTTTGTCCGTCGCAGATCTTCGTGCAGGAGGCGCCCCGGGGCGTCGTGTCGCTCCGTAAACCGGAGAACTGCATCCGCTGCGGGCATTGTGTCGCGGCCTGCCCCGCAGGGGCGGTCGGGCACGAAGCCTTCCCGCCGGAGCGTGTCCACGCCTTCGCGCGCCGCGACCTGCCGACGCCCGAACAGGTGGAGCTGCTGCTGGCCGTCCGGCGTTCGAACCGTGCGCTTTCCGACCGACCCGTGCCGCCCGAGTGGATGGACCGCATCATTGCCGCCGCCGACCGCGCCCCGACGGCCAGCAATGCCCGGCAGTTGGGATATACGCTCGTCACGGAACCCGAACGGCTGCGTGAAGTGACCGAATATACGTTGCGGATTTTCCGGCGGTTGGAGCGTCTGCTCTCGAATCCGCTGGTTAGGTGTTGGCTGAAGCCGTTGATGCCCGGAGCCTACCGTTATCTGCCGGTCTTCGCGCGGCTGCGCCGTGAGTATGCCGAAGGCCGCGACCGCATCCTGCGCGGCGCCACGGCCCTGCTCTTCATCCATGCGCCCCGTGCGAGCCGTTTCGGCGCCGAGGATGCCAATCTCGCCTGTCAGAACGCCTCGCTCCTGGCCGAGGCTCTGGGCGTGAGCCAGATCTACATGGGTTTTGTCCTGACGGCCATTCGCCAGGACCGTCACAAGGCATTGAACCGGATGCTGGGGATCGGGGATCGGCGCGTCTGTGCGATCCTGGCCTTCGGGATGCCCGAATTCCTCTATCCGAACTACATCGACCGCGATCCGGCCCCGCGGAACTGA
- a CDS encoding M3 family metallopeptidase has translation MKRIIGLSTLFLAMTLVCCKSEKRVGENPFFAEWNTPYGVPPFDRIEPEHFLPALERGMSLHDAEIDAITSNNDEATFENVILAYDNSGKMLAQVALIFDMLCAAENTPALEKIQVEVAPLLASHADKILLNGKLFERVKAVYDRRATLDLDDEQTRLLEKTYRKFVRAGALLDAEQKARLKQINEELSLAAVKFGNNIRSENNNYVLMLSTGELEGLPANVREQAREKAAQLGKRDKYAFTLQKPSLIPFLTYSSKRELREEIYKAYLNRCNNGDEYDNKQLINDFVRLRTEKAHLLGYPSYAAYVVDDEMARTTDAVYGLLDEIWTPALDRAKGELAEMEALFRKDLPDGEFASWDWWYYAEKLRKQKYALDEEMLRPYFSLENVQTGIFFLANRLYGITFRPVVVPLYHSEAVAYEVLDADESHLGILYFDFFPRDGKSQGAWCGNYVEQTYDEEGNRVAPVVSIVCNFTRPTANTPALLTLDEAETLFHEFGHALHFLFHDVRYRGLTEVEGDFVELPSQLMENWAFDPEMLKQYAVHYRSNEVIPQYLIDKIRNSRLFNQGFMTTELIAASLSDMDIHSMTEYAPFDPVAFEREALFDKRGLIPQIEPRYRYPYFSHIFDGGYSAGYYFYTWAAVLDKDVFEAFRESGDLFNKRIADDFRRKVLARGGSADGMTLYRDFRGKDPDKRPMLRSRGLWTDPAPADSLAAMPAPAGKAPVRDVPVK, from the coding sequence ATGAAACGTATCATCGGTTTATCGACGCTTTTTCTGGCCATGACACTCGTTTGCTGCAAATCCGAGAAGCGTGTGGGTGAAAATCCCTTTTTCGCCGAGTGGAACACCCCCTACGGCGTGCCGCCCTTCGACCGGATCGAACCCGAACATTTCCTCCCGGCGCTGGAGCGCGGCATGTCGCTTCACGACGCCGAAATCGACGCCATCACGTCGAACAACGACGAGGCAACCTTCGAAAACGTCATCCTTGCCTACGACAACTCCGGGAAGATGCTCGCCCAGGTGGCGTTGATCTTCGACATGCTCTGCGCCGCGGAGAACACCCCCGCGCTGGAGAAGATCCAGGTTGAGGTGGCCCCGCTGCTGGCGTCCCATGCCGACAAGATCCTGCTCAACGGGAAGCTCTTCGAGCGTGTCAAGGCGGTTTACGACCGTCGTGCGACGCTCGACCTCGATGACGAACAGACGCGGCTGCTCGAAAAGACCTACCGGAAGTTCGTGCGGGCCGGGGCGCTGCTCGACGCCGAACAGAAGGCCCGCCTGAAGCAGATCAACGAGGAGCTGTCGCTGGCGGCCGTGAAGTTCGGGAACAACATCCGTTCGGAGAACAACAACTACGTGCTGATGCTCTCCACGGGGGAGCTGGAGGGCCTTCCGGCCAATGTCCGGGAGCAGGCCCGGGAAAAGGCCGCACAGCTGGGCAAACGGGACAAGTATGCCTTCACGCTGCAGAAACCGAGCCTGATCCCGTTCCTGACCTACTCCTCGAAACGCGAACTGCGCGAAGAGATCTACAAGGCCTACTTGAACCGCTGCAACAACGGAGACGAGTATGACAACAAGCAGCTGATCAACGACTTCGTCCGCCTGCGCACGGAGAAGGCCCACCTGTTGGGCTACCCCTCCTATGCGGCTTATGTTGTCGATGACGAGATGGCCCGCACGACCGATGCCGTCTACGGCCTGCTCGACGAGATCTGGACCCCGGCGCTCGACCGTGCCAAGGGCGAGCTGGCCGAGATGGAGGCGCTTTTCCGCAAGGATCTCCCCGACGGGGAGTTCGCCTCGTGGGACTGGTGGTACTACGCCGAGAAGCTGCGCAAGCAGAAGTATGCCCTCGATGAGGAGATGCTGCGACCCTATTTCTCGCTGGAGAACGTTCAGACCGGCATCTTCTTCCTGGCCAACCGCCTCTACGGCATCACGTTCCGGCCTGTTGTCGTGCCGCTGTACCACTCCGAGGCCGTGGCCTACGAGGTGCTCGACGCCGACGAGTCGCACCTCGGCATCCTCTATTTCGACTTCTTCCCCCGCGACGGAAAGAGCCAGGGCGCCTGGTGCGGCAACTACGTCGAGCAGACCTACGACGAGGAGGGGAATCGGGTGGCTCCCGTGGTGTCGATCGTCTGCAACTTCACCCGTCCGACGGCCAACACCCCGGCGCTGCTGACGCTCGACGAGGCCGAAACCCTCTTCCACGAGTTCGGACACGCCCTGCACTTCCTCTTCCACGACGTCCGCTACCGCGGGCTGACGGAGGTCGAGGGCGATTTCGTCGAACTCCCCTCGCAGCTCATGGAGAACTGGGCCTTCGACCCCGAGATGCTGAAGCAGTACGCCGTGCACTACCGCTCGAACGAGGTGATCCCCCAATACCTGATCGACAAGATCCGCAACAGCCGCCTCTTCAACCAGGGTTTCATGACCACGGAACTCATCGCCGCGTCGCTCTCCGACATGGACATCCACTCGATGACCGAATACGCGCCGTTCGATCCCGTGGCCTTCGAACGCGAGGCGCTCTTCGACAAGCGCGGCCTCATCCCGCAGATCGAACCGCGTTACCGCTATCCCTACTTCTCGCACATCTTCGACGGCGGCTATTCGGCCGGCTACTATTTCTATACGTGGGCCGCGGTGCTGGACAAGGATGTTTTCGAGGCCTTCCGCGAGAGCGGCGACCTCTTCAACAAGCGCATCGCCGACGATTTCCGCCGCAAGGTGCTGGCCCGGGGCGGTTCGGCCGACGGCATGACCCTCTACCGCGACTTCCGCGGCAAGGATCCCGACAAGCGCCCCATGCTGCGCAGCCGCGGACTCTGGACCGATCCCGCCCCTGCCGACTCGCTGGCCGCGATGCCTGCCCCCGCCGGAAAAGCGCCTGTCCGGGACGTTCCGGTGAAGTGA
- a CDS encoding proton-conducting transporter membrane subunit: protein MLFLYTLLFLALIAAAIFASPLRAKVWTAFTLTAAGALWITVRALGVLAGGTPEVLWSVAASPLGGDSGSMDPLSALFAVLISIGAVASVLYSRGYLAHTLATKSPAHVSLHYTSLTVMYYAMLGVVCSDGGFSFLFFWELMTVASFLLILYDAQRREVSRAALAYLIMMHIGFVLLVVGFVRLDAACGSATFDALGEYFRTQKALPLFLVFLAGFGMKAGMFPMHVWLPEAHPAAPSHVSALMSGVMIKTGVYGILRTVAALGDQPVLHTAGVILLALGIVTGLWGVILAATQNDVKRLLAYSSIENIGVILLATGVAALGKASGNQIVALCGMAGALLHTLNHSFFKSLLFFGAGNILSQTHTTSLDALGGLSKHMPLTSILFLTGTAAICALPPLNGFISELLIYLGLFDGIASGSGILASAAGLAALALIGGLVVLAFTKLYGTVFLGAPRSHEVAEASEVDSLRIAAMALPLAGILFVGLFPRAAVTGVTHATGFFLRTPPDAADWLLSPTLTAAGRVAWLLIVVVALLLWLRRRTLRGRRVAEGPTWGCGFTSPNVRMQYTGESFSEGLQSIATSLIQNSGEGSPVGKGEIFPDAHRFDIGHRDRIGRLFSAWWVELLRLINQRVMRLRTGKINHYVLFALAFLVLVFLLSICNVI, encoded by the coding sequence ATGCTTTTTCTCTACACGCTTCTGTTCCTGGCCCTCATCGCCGCCGCGATCTTCGCGTCGCCGCTGCGTGCCAAGGTCTGGACAGCCTTCACGCTGACGGCCGCCGGAGCCCTGTGGATCACGGTCCGGGCCCTCGGCGTACTCGCCGGAGGCACCCCCGAGGTGCTGTGGTCGGTGGCCGCCTCGCCGCTCGGCGGCGATTCGGGATCGATGGACCCCCTTTCGGCGCTCTTCGCGGTGCTGATCTCGATCGGCGCCGTGGCCTCGGTGCTCTACTCCCGGGGCTACCTGGCCCACACCCTCGCCACGAAATCCCCGGCCCACGTCTCGCTGCACTACACCTCGCTCACCGTCATGTACTACGCCATGCTGGGCGTGGTCTGCTCCGACGGCGGTTTCTCGTTCCTCTTCTTCTGGGAGCTGATGACCGTGGCGTCGTTCCTGCTGATCCTCTACGACGCCCAGCGGCGGGAGGTGAGCCGCGCAGCCCTGGCCTACCTCATCATGATGCACATCGGCTTCGTGCTGCTCGTCGTGGGATTCGTACGCCTCGACGCCGCCTGCGGCTCGGCGACGTTCGACGCCCTGGGCGAATACTTCCGCACGCAGAAGGCTCTGCCGCTCTTCCTGGTCTTCCTCGCCGGATTCGGCATGAAGGCCGGCATGTTCCCGATGCACGTCTGGCTCCCCGAGGCGCATCCCGCCGCCCCGTCGCACGTCTCGGCCCTGATGTCGGGCGTGATGATCAAGACGGGCGTCTACGGCATTCTGCGCACCGTGGCGGCACTGGGCGATCAGCCCGTGCTGCACACCGCCGGGGTGATCCTCCTCGCGCTGGGAATCGTCACCGGGCTGTGGGGCGTGATCCTCGCCGCCACGCAGAACGACGTGAAACGCCTGCTGGCCTACTCCTCGATCGAAAACATCGGCGTAATCCTCCTCGCCACAGGCGTCGCAGCCCTCGGAAAAGCTTCCGGCAACCAGATCGTCGCGCTGTGCGGCATGGCCGGAGCGCTGCTCCACACACTCAACCACTCCTTCTTCAAGTCGCTGCTCTTCTTCGGCGCCGGAAACATCCTCTCGCAGACGCACACCACATCGCTCGACGCCCTGGGCGGACTCTCGAAACACATGCCCCTGACCTCGATCCTCTTCCTCACGGGTACGGCGGCCATCTGCGCCCTGCCGCCGCTGAACGGCTTCATCTCCGAACTGCTCATCTACCTCGGGCTCTTCGACGGGATCGCCTCGGGAAGCGGCATCCTCGCCTCGGCGGCCGGGCTGGCGGCCCTGGCGCTGATCGGAGGTCTGGTCGTGCTGGCCTTCACGAAGCTCTACGGCACGGTCTTCCTCGGCGCACCCCGCTCGCACGAAGTCGCCGAAGCCTCCGAAGTCGACAGTCTCCGCATCGCCGCCATGGCGCTGCCGCTGGCCGGGATCCTCTTCGTGGGGCTCTTCCCCCGGGCGGCCGTCACGGGGGTGACACACGCCACGGGATTCTTCCTCCGCACCCCGCCCGACGCCGCCGACTGGCTGCTCAGCCCGACCCTCACGGCCGCCGGGCGGGTGGCCTGGCTGCTGATCGTCGTGGTCGCCCTTCTGCTGTGGCTCCGCCGCCGCACGCTGCGCGGCCGCCGCGTGGCCGAAGGCCCGACCTGGGGCTGTGGCTTCACGTCGCCGAACGTGCGGATGCAGTACACCGGCGAATCCTTCTCCGAAGGGCTGCAGTCCATCGCCACTTCGCTGATCCAGAACAGCGGTGAAGGCTCCCCCGTGGGCAAGGGCGAGATCTTCCCCGACGCCCACCGCTTCGATATCGGCCACCGAGACCGAATCGGACGCCTCTTCTCGGCGTGGTGGGTCGAACTGCTGCGCCTGATCAACCAGCGCGTGATGCGCCTGCGCACGGGCAAGATCAACCACTACGTGCTCTTCGCCCTGGCCTTCCTCGTCCTGGTATTCCTGCTGTCGATCTGTAACGTCATCTGA
- a CDS encoding M3 family metallopeptidase, producing the protein MAAGCADNSIPKAQLPELDLSNPLLAAWETPHATPPFSKIELRHYEPAFDAAIACSRAEIEAIVANPKKPTFGNTIVALERSGALLSRIEGIFFNLLEADTSDEMQEIALRVQPKLTELANDISLNEELFARVKAVYEHPGRLKQEDRMLLEKTYKSFARNGAALSEADKELYRQYTSELSALTLQFGQNALAATNAFTLRITDPKVVAELPGFVKEGMAAEAAARGEKGWTVTLQYPSYLPFMTYSTNRKLKEQLWRANSSRALGGEFDNTEIVKKIVNTRLKIANLLGHKCYADYVLEERMAGSTATVEQFLDELLTATKSWADADYRTVGEYAASLGFQGELMPWDWAYYSEKYKNEKYALNDELVKPYLELENVKKGVFLLANKLYGLNFTPNTQVDVYHPDVTAYDVTDRDGRFMAVLYLDFFPRASKRSGAWMTEFRGAKVVDGEETRPLVSLVMNFTKPTATTPSLLTFDEFETFLHEFGHSLHGMLGEGKYESLTGTSVYRDFVELPSQIMENWATEKEYLDLWAVHYQTGEKIPAEIVERIVAAQNYLAAYANVRQLSFGFTDMAWHTLTEPFEGDVEAFEVESMASTQVLPVVSGTAMAPSFGHIFSGGYAAGYYGYKWAEVLDADAFSLFKEKGIFNQEVAASFRENILEKGGTEHPMELYVRFRGHKPETRALIERMGLGK; encoded by the coding sequence ATGGCGGCAGGCTGTGCCGACAATTCGATTCCCAAGGCCCAACTGCCCGAACTGGATCTTTCGAACCCGCTGCTGGCCGCGTGGGAGACCCCGCACGCCACGCCGCCCTTCTCGAAGATCGAACTCCGACACTACGAACCGGCCTTCGATGCCGCCATCGCCTGCTCGCGGGCCGAGATCGAGGCGATCGTCGCAAATCCCAAAAAGCCGACCTTCGGCAATACGATCGTCGCCCTCGAACGCAGCGGCGCCCTTCTGTCGCGCATCGAGGGGATCTTCTTCAACCTGCTGGAGGCCGACACCTCGGACGAGATGCAGGAGATCGCCCTGCGCGTGCAGCCCAAACTGACCGAACTGGCCAACGACATCTCGCTCAACGAGGAGCTCTTCGCGCGTGTGAAGGCTGTCTACGAACACCCGGGGCGCCTCAAGCAGGAGGACCGGATGCTGCTCGAAAAGACCTATAAGAGCTTCGCCCGCAACGGCGCGGCGCTCTCCGAGGCCGACAAGGAGCTCTACCGGCAGTACACCTCCGAGCTTTCGGCCCTGACGCTGCAGTTCGGGCAGAACGCCCTGGCTGCCACCAACGCCTTTACGCTCCGCATCACCGATCCGAAGGTCGTGGCCGAACTGCCGGGATTCGTGAAGGAGGGCATGGCCGCCGAGGCCGCCGCCCGCGGGGAGAAGGGGTGGACCGTGACGCTCCAATACCCGAGTTACCTTCCCTTCATGACCTACTCCACGAACCGCAAACTCAAGGAGCAGTTGTGGCGGGCGAACAGCTCGCGCGCCCTGGGCGGGGAGTTCGACAACACGGAGATCGTGAAGAAGATCGTCAACACGCGGCTGAAGATCGCCAACCTGCTGGGGCACAAGTGCTATGCCGACTATGTGTTGGAGGAGCGCATGGCCGGGAGCACGGCGACCGTCGAGCAGTTCCTCGACGAACTCCTCACGGCCACGAAGTCGTGGGCCGATGCCGATTACCGCACGGTGGGCGAGTATGCCGCTTCGCTGGGCTTCCAGGGCGAGTTGATGCCCTGGGACTGGGCCTATTACAGCGAGAAGTACAAAAATGAGAAGTATGCGCTGAACGACGAGCTGGTGAAGCCCTACCTCGAACTCGAAAATGTCAAGAAAGGGGTTTTCCTGCTGGCCAACAAGCTCTACGGGCTGAACTTCACGCCCAATACGCAGGTCGATGTCTACCATCCCGACGTGACGGCCTACGACGTCACGGACCGGGACGGACGCTTTATGGCAGTGCTCTATCTGGACTTCTTCCCGCGGGCTTCGAAGCGCTCGGGGGCCTGGATGACCGAGTTCCGCGGCGCGAAGGTCGTGGATGGCGAGGAGACCCGCCCGCTGGTGTCGCTGGTGATGAACTTCACCAAACCCACGGCCACGACCCCCTCGCTGCTGACCTTCGACGAATTCGAGACCTTCCTCCACGAGTTCGGCCACTCGCTGCACGGAATGCTCGGCGAGGGCAAGTACGAGTCGCTGACCGGCACGAGCGTCTACCGCGACTTCGTGGAGCTTCCGTCGCAGATCATGGAGAACTGGGCCACCGAGAAGGAGTACCTCGACCTGTGGGCCGTGCACTACCAGACCGGCGAGAAGATTCCCGCGGAGATCGTCGAGCGCATCGTCGCCGCGCAGAACTACCTGGCGGCCTACGCCAACGTGCGGCAGTTGTCGTTCGGATTCACGGATATGGCCTGGCACACGCTGACCGAACCCTTCGAGGGGGATGTCGAGGCCTTCGAGGTGGAGTCGATGGCTTCCACGCAGGTCCTGCCCGTCGTGTCGGGCACGGCGATGGCCCCCTCGTTCGGGCACATCTTTTCGGGCGGTTATGCCGCCGGGTATTACGGCTACAAGTGGGCCGAGGTGCTGGATGCCGATGCCTTCTCGCTCTTCAAGGAGAAGGGTATTTTCAATCAGGAGGTAGCCGCGTCGTTCCGGGAGAATATCCTCGAAAAGGGCGGCACGGAGCATCCCATGGAGCTCTACGTGCGTTTCCGCGGCCACAAGCCCGAAACCCGGGCGCTGATCGAGCGCATGGGGCTCGGGAAATAG
- a CDS encoding NADH-quinone oxidoreductase subunit H, translating into MALLNTLLILLAALCIPGVINRTRARLAGRQGIRFAQHLYDVRLLLRKGAVYSTTTTALFRTAPSVILASSLVAMLFIPVGDLRPVISFDGDLVAFAYLLAVGRGALILAAMDTGSSFEGMGASREALYGALVEPALMLSFGTLALISGHTSFTSIFEADATGDAKLIVVLLLAAYVLTKIVFTESGRVPVDDPRTHLELTMIHEVMCLDYCGVDLAWIKISTWIKSAALSMLAADAVAAAVCPRWWFAAPLAVLLTGLSVGIVESTQARNKLVRNTTFILTITALAALVFFTGYLLQLNIGIQ; encoded by the coding sequence ATGGCACTGCTCAATACACTCCTCATTCTGCTGGCAGCCCTCTGCATCCCGGGGGTGATCAACCGCACGCGGGCCCGGCTCGCCGGACGCCAGGGAATCCGCTTCGCCCAGCACCTCTACGACGTGAGGCTGCTGCTGCGCAAGGGCGCCGTCTACTCCACCACAACCACCGCGCTCTTCCGCACGGCCCCGTCGGTCATCCTGGCCTCCTCGCTCGTGGCCATGCTCTTCATCCCGGTGGGCGACCTGCGGCCCGTCATCTCGTTCGACGGCGACTTGGTGGCCTTCGCCTACCTGCTGGCCGTGGGCCGCGGGGCGCTGATCCTCGCGGCGATGGACACCGGCAGTTCGTTCGAGGGAATGGGCGCCAGCCGCGAGGCGCTCTACGGCGCACTGGTCGAACCGGCGCTGATGCTCTCGTTCGGGACCCTGGCGCTGATCTCGGGCCACACCTCCTTCACATCGATCTTCGAGGCCGACGCCACAGGCGATGCGAAACTCATCGTCGTGCTGCTGCTGGCGGCCTACGTGCTGACGAAGATCGTCTTCACGGAGAGCGGCCGCGTACCGGTCGACGACCCCCGCACCCACCTCGAACTGACGATGATCCACGAGGTGATGTGCCTCGACTACTGCGGCGTCGACCTGGCCTGGATCAAGATCTCGACGTGGATCAAAAGCGCCGCGCTGTCGATGCTGGCAGCCGATGCCGTAGCCGCGGCGGTCTGCCCGCGGTGGTGGTTCGCGGCGCCGCTGGCCGTCCTGCTCACAGGGCTCTCGGTCGGGATCGTCGAGTCGACCCAGGCCCGCAACAAACTCGTCCGCAACACCACCTTCATTCTCACCATCACGGCACTGGCCGCCCTGGTCTTCTTCACGGGCTACCTGCTGCAACTTAACATCGGTATCCAATGA
- a CDS encoding MFS transporter, with amino-acid sequence MGIKLRLVVMNFLQFAVWGSYLVCIGNFLGRVGLGDYISWFYVAQGVVSIFMPAIIGAIADKFIQPQRLLGISHLTAGLFMLLAAWFGYEATMQTIAGEATSITPIFTAYCLSVAFYMPTIALANTVAFSILKSRGFDTVKDFPPIRVFGTVGFIAAMWFVNFVGLGGLGIQSQNLEGAETLALVPMAAQFTYMQLIVCGALGLLLGLYAFSLPACPIVRSTGKEHKSLAQRLGLDAFVLFKQRKMAIFFIFSMLLGVSLQITNGYATPYINSFASMSESWFAENPTLLVSVSQVSEALCILLIPFCLKRFGIKIVMLMAMFAWVLRFGFFGIGTTESSVGIILLFLSCIVYGVAFDFFNVSGALFVEQEAAKPMQASAQGLFMLMTNGIGASVGTWIAGKIVSHYCSWEGGYLVAREGVEGGWPATWLIFAGYALVVAVVFAFIFRYKHNPEAIGKVSH; translated from the coding sequence ATGGGAATTAAACTGCGACTCGTCGTCATGAACTTCCTCCAGTTCGCCGTGTGGGGCTCTTATTTGGTGTGTATCGGCAATTTCCTGGGCCGTGTGGGATTGGGCGATTATATCTCCTGGTTTTATGTGGCGCAAGGGGTCGTGTCGATTTTCATGCCCGCAATCATCGGGGCCATAGCCGACAAATTCATCCAACCCCAACGCCTGTTGGGCATCTCTCACCTGACGGCCGGACTCTTCATGCTGCTGGCCGCCTGGTTCGGCTACGAGGCCACGATGCAAACCATCGCCGGCGAGGCGACATCCATTACCCCGATCTTTACGGCCTATTGCCTGAGCGTGGCCTTCTACATGCCGACGATCGCCCTTGCGAATACCGTGGCCTTCTCGATCCTCAAGAGCCGCGGCTTCGATACCGTCAAGGACTTCCCGCCGATCCGCGTCTTCGGGACCGTCGGCTTCATCGCCGCCATGTGGTTCGTCAATTTCGTCGGGCTTGGGGGCCTCGGCATCCAGTCGCAGAACCTCGAAGGGGCCGAAACCCTTGCGCTCGTACCCATGGCCGCACAGTTCACCTACATGCAGCTTATCGTCTGCGGCGCCCTGGGACTCCTGCTTGGATTGTATGCCTTCAGCCTTCCGGCCTGCCCGATTGTCCGTTCGACCGGCAAGGAGCACAAATCCCTGGCCCAGCGCCTCGGTCTGGATGCCTTCGTGCTCTTCAAACAGCGCAAAATGGCCATCTTCTTCATCTTCTCGATGCTGCTGGGCGTCTCGCTCCAGATCACGAACGGATACGCAACCCCCTATATCAACAGCTTTGCGTCGATGTCCGAAAGCTGGTTCGCTGAAAATCCGACCCTGCTGGTCTCTGTCTCTCAGGTCTCCGAGGCGCTGTGCATCCTGCTGATCCCGTTCTGTCTGAAGCGGTTCGGCATCAAGATCGTGATGCTGATGGCCATGTTCGCCTGGGTGTTGCGCTTCGGGTTCTTCGGGATCGGAACGACGGAGAGCTCCGTGGGGATCATCCTCCTGTTCCTCTCCTGCATCGTCTACGGCGTGGCGTTCGACTTCTTCAACGTCTCCGGGGCTCTCTTCGTCGAGCAGGAGGCCGCGAAACCCATGCAGGCCAGTGCCCAGGGGTTGTTCATGCTGATGACCAACGGCATCGGCGCTTCGGTCGGAACCTGGATTGCCGGGAAGATCGTCTCCCATTACTGCAGCTGGGAGGGCGGTTATCTCGTCGCCCGGGAGGGTGTTGAGGGCGGCTGGCCTGCCACGTGGCTTATCTTTGCCGGGTATGCCCTGGTGGTAGCCGTGGTCTTCGCCTTCATTTTCCGTTACAAGCACAATCCCGAGGCCATCGGGAAGGTCAGCCATTGA